In Zingiber officinale cultivar Zhangliang chromosome 9B, Zo_v1.1, whole genome shotgun sequence, the genomic window ATCTGGAAAAAAAAATCTTGGTTTGCAAAAAATAAACACACTCACCTGCTTGAATAATGTCACGAGGTCACCACCAACACAATACTCTAGAACCAGCCAAGTTGAATAGTAGATATTAGAAATTTAGAACAAATAAAGTAAAGAAATTATTTGAATAACAGATAAGCAAATATTAACAATTTGGAACAAATAAAAGATACTCATTGTGTTTAAATGTCTGGCGCAAAAAGTGACAAAATCAGTACAGATAGACTAATTAGTTACTATtgaattaacaaaataaaatcagtACAGATAGACTAATCCATGGATTCCGACAAAGTGGCATCAAAATTTAATTGATCTTCAGATTCCACCATATTTGACTTAAGAAATGGATTTTCAATAACCGTCGCCGGCATATCATCCCTGACCAACTCGACTTCATAATTGGAATCAACTATAGCTAGATTTACAGCATGATCTGACGGCTCGCTTTGATATAACTCCTGGGCATTTGAATTTATATCATCTTTCATATTAAAAAAGTCTCGTGGAACGGTCTTCATAACATATTTTCTGTTAGCATCAAAAGGATCTTCAATATAGAAGCATTGGTGGACCTGAGAAGCCAACACAAAAGGATCATCTACATAACATCTCTTATTGAAGTAAACACAAGTCAACCCATACTTGTCGTCCTCAACTTCATACCAATCACATCGAAATAACACAAATTTAGAACTACCATAGTAGTCCAGTTcaattatttcaataattgatccATAGTATGCTATTGGTTTTGTTGTTGGATTTTCATCTTTAGTGCTAGCAAAGCTTTGGGTCACTGACACCACCGAAACACCACTATTTTGTGTCTTGCGTTTTGCATCACGTTGCTTTGTATGAAACCGGTAACCATTAATGACATAGCTAGAAAAACATCTTGCAATTGTATTTGGTCCTCTAGATAGCTCCTTAAGGTGGTCAGGTACATCATCCATCAAAGCACGATTTTTGAACCACTCAACGAAATCTTGTCCTTGACTCTTTGCTTTGCTccacttctttctttttttaacatttgTAATTACGTTTTCATGCTCCCTACAATTGAAATTGCATTGTTAAAATGAATGTTAAATACTTTTAACATAATTAAAGCCAACAACCAATAGATTTACTTACCTAATGAATTCTTGAACTTCATCATGATTAAACAAGATGTAACGGTGGGCTTGACTCCTTAACTTGTATTCCAGAGAAATTACTTTTGCACTTCCAATAGAATGACCAATGCCAACTTCACAAGGATCACATCTATCACTATTCCTTGTCATTCTATTAAGCCTTGTTTCTACACCACCATGCAAATATCGTGAGCATAATGTTAAGCATTCCTCAACCAAGTATCCCTCAGCAATAGAACCTTCTGGTCGACTCTTGTTACGAACATAACTCTTCAATTTACCTAAATATCTTTCTGGAAAGTACATCCATCGAAATTGTACTGGCCCTCCTAATTTTATCTCATCCACTAGATGTATAGgcaaatgaaccattatatcaaaaaaactAGGAGGAAAAATTGTCTCCAACTGGCAAAGTGTTTCAGTAATCTCTGATTGCAAGATATTAAGATCCCCCACGTCAATTACTTTTTGGCATAAGCAACGAAAAAATGAACAAAGACGAATTAAAGGGTGGGAAACCTGGTTGGACATTGTGCTTCTCACAGCTACTTGTAGCAAGTAATGTAGAATGAAATGTGCATCATGACTTTTGTAACCATAAATTTTCTTCTCAGCAACATGAACACATCTTGAGATGTTTGACGCACAACCATCTGGTATTTTTGCTTTCTTTAAAACACCACAGAAAATAGTCTTCTCATTCGGAGTCATGGAGAAACATGCTTTTGAGAACATTATATTTTTACCTTCATTTGTCTCTTTGGGATGAAGTTTCTTTCTAATGCCCATGTCTTGTAAGTCAAAACGAGCTTTTTCATGATCTTTTGTCTTCCctgggatatccaacaaagtcccaattatattatcaaatatatttttctctATATGCATCACATCAAGGTTATGGCGCAAGCTATTGTGCTTCCAATATGACAActcaaaaaaaattgattttttcttCCAAGGACCATTGGTAAGTTTTTTTTGCATCTTTCCAAAGACATTATTGAAGTTTTCTAATAATTCTAAGGTATCTTTCCCTTTCAACAAAGTTGGTGGAGGCCTGGATTCTTTTCTCCCATTAAAAGCCCTTGTATTTGATCTATATTCATGATCCATAGGCAAAAAAACACGATGATCCATATAACACATCTTTCGACTATACCTCAAATAAGTTGAATTAGTGTTATAATTGCAACAAGGACATGCTAATTTCCCTTTTGTACTCCACCCACTCAACATAGCATACCCAGGAAAATCACTGATAGTCCACAATAGAGCTGCTCGCATTTGAAAAGTTTGATTTAGTGAAGAATCATATGTTTCTACTCCTGAATCCCACAATAACTTCAACTCCTCAATCAATGGTTGGAGGTACACATCAATGTTATTCCCTGGTGATTGCGGGCCAGGGATTAATAAAGATAGCATAGCATACTCAGCCTTCATACACCACCAAGGTGGAAAGTTATATGGTATCAAAACCACAGGCCAAGTACTGTGAGACACATTCATGGATCTAAAAGGATTAAATCCATCACTGGTCAATCCAAGCCTTATGTTTCGTGAATCACTGGCAAAGTTAGGATGACATTTATCGA contains:
- the LOC122023056 gene encoding uncharacterized protein LOC122023056, encoding MDKAWMKLPRYSPEYINGVEVFLNYAYTKGNPQGVEILCPCAKCHNAFWRTRAVVLDHLIGYGFEKGYDVWVRHGEGLINPMDLNGDMDDREDAIDDIDGLLYEQFRDVAQEENGVGEGPNEDAKKFYNLLEDAKQELYPGCKNFTKLSFTIRLYLLKCLHGWSNASFNALLVLLRESMPQLNIPDSLNKTRGMIRDLGLDYKKIDACPNDCMLYWKDHENDTSCHVCGAPRWIENVEGDRQLEENKKAYKISGKVLRHFPLIPRLQRLFLCSKTAGSLRWHEEERSKDGKLRHPADGEAWKDFDKCHPNFASDSRNIRLGLTSDGFNPFRSMNVSHSTWPVVLIPYNFPPWWCMKAEYAMLSLLIPGPQSPGNNIDVYLQPLIEELKLLWDSGVETYDSSLNQTFQMRAALLWTISDFPGYAMLSGWSTKGKLACPCCNYNTNSTYLRYSRKMCYMDHRVFLPMDHEYRSNTRAFNGRKESRPPPTLLKGKDTLELLENFNNVFGKMQKKLTNGPWKKKSIFFELSYWKHNSLRHNLDVMHIEKNIFDNIIGTLLDIPGKTKDHEKARFDLQDMGIRKKLHPKETNEGKNIMFSKACFSMTPNEKTIFCGVLKKAKIPDGCASNISRCVHVAEKKIYGYKSHDAHFILHYLLQVAVRSTMSNQVSHPLIRLCSFFRCLCQKVIDVGDLNILQSEITETLCQLETIFPPSFFDIMVHLPIHLVDEIKLGGPVQFRWMYFPERYLGKLKSYVRNKSRPEGSIAEGYLVEECLTLCSRYLHGGVETRLNRMTRNSDRCDPCEVGIGHSIGSAKVISLEYKLRSQAHRYILFNHDEVQEFIREHENVITNVKKRKKWSKAKSQGQDFVEWFKNRALMDDVPDHLKELSRGPNTIARCFSSYVINGYRFHTKQRDAKRKTQNSGVSVVSVTQSFASTKDENPTTKPIAYYGSIIEIIELDYYGSSKFVLFRCDWYEVEDDKYGLTCVYFNKRCYVDDPFVLASQVHQCFYIEDPFDANRKYVMKTVPRDFFNMKDDINSNAQELYQSEPSDHAVNLAIVDSNYEVELVRDDMPATVIENPFLKSNMVESEDQLNFDATLSESMD